The Dehalobacter sp. DCM sequence TTGCAGAAATACGGCTATCCCATCATCTCAAAAGAGTATGCCGACTATATCCACCGGTTGCAGCGTTCGCCGGACAATGAGGCGGTCCGCAATAAAGTGATTAACGGGATCTGCGTCAGCGGACGGCCAACCAGCTTTAAGCTTCCGCAGAAGTGGCATCATCTTATCGACAGCGGAATTAAAATAAGCGCGGACTGCTGCGGCGTAATGAAAAAATCGCCGCTGAAATCCTTTGAGAAGAAAAATAGAGTGTTTCCCATCATCGGTGTAATGGCGGCTGAGAGCAAACGCCGGGAACAGAATTATCTGAAAGACGGGTGCAACGCCTTCAAGCTAAAGCGGCCCCAGTCACGCCCCATCTCCACATGGACGGAGCAGGATATTTTACAGTATATCGTCATAGAAAAGCTGCCCATTGCCAAATGCTACGGCGAAGTCGTACCGGCAAGCGGGCAGCTTTCTTTATTTGACCCGCCTCTGCTGGAAACAACCCTGTGCAAGCGTACCGGTTGCATCTTCTGCGGCTTTGGCTGCCATCTTGAGAAAGAGCCGAACCGCTTTCAACGGTTGAAAGTGACGCACCCGAAGCTGTGGGAGTATTGCATGAAGCCTGTGGAAATGGGCGGGCTGGGGATGAGGATGAGGCCGGTGCTGCTTGCCTATGGCGTAAAAATCAAATAAACCAAAGGAGTTTTCACGATTATGGAACAAAATACTGCGATCAGGCAAAAAGACTATGAAAGGGCTTCGCAGCTTTTAGGGAGGCTCTTTGAAGTTGATTCGGATATTACCGAACAAATCAACAGATGCCTCCAAGATTACGGAGTCAATGGGTTTTTTAGAAATCTTGAGAGCTTCGGTTTTTCAGAAGATGTTTTTGAAAAGCTGAAGGCAGTCGCAATGGTGCTGTTTGGAATGGGCGAAGAAGCAGCAGTGACGGGTATGCCGAAAAATACCCCCGAAATACGGAAGCCTGAAGAACCGAAGGGTGGTGCGGGGCTGTGAAGCAAAACTACGATGAGGATTATGCCTCCAGCTTCATTAAAGGAATCACCCGCCTTACGGGAATTGCCGAAACCAAGCTGAGAAAATATGCGGCTGAGAACAATCTCTTTAATGTGCTGGAGCATCCCAATACCATTGACCCCAACAAACAGCAGCTTGAAAAAATCTATGTCTTAAACGAATTTATCTCTACTTACCGGCTTCTCAAGCTACAGGAGAATGAAAACAAGCTGGTATTTAATTCCTCCAAAGTGGCAGGAGAATACTTTGTATCCCTATTGGGCGGCATTAAGGACAGAGAGAAGTTTATGGCTGCTTTTCTGGATACCTGCAACAATATCATCGAGACAAGAACCTTCTCCGAGGGAAGTATCGGAGAAGCGCCCGTTTATCCGAGAATGATACTGAAAGCTGCCCTGGACTGTGATTGCAAAGCCATCATCCTGGCACACAATCATCCGGGAGGAAGCCTGTCTCCATCCATCCAGGACCGGGATCTCACCGAAAGACTGCTAGCTATTTTTGTGCCACTTCAGATTGATGTACTTGACCATATCATTGTCGCCGACACCAAATACTGCTCAATGATGGAGCAGGGCACCCTGCCGCAGCCGTCCAAAAATATCTGCTATGATGCAATTTCTTTGAATGACAACAAGGCGGTCAAGGAAGATGAAGCAGACTTCTATATGGATATTTCGGACAGGGACGATATAGACCTGGACGGTATGTCGTTTTTTGAACCTGAGGACGAGGAAGAAGATGAATGGGAGCTTTGAACGGCTGTCAAAAGGCGAAAGGAGCGTGTCTTATGGCAAAGACCGGTAAACAGCAGAATGAAAAAATCACCACCTCCATTTATCTTACAAAACAGATGTGCGATGAAATTGATAAAAAGGCAGACCGGGAACATATTTCCCGCAACGAGCAAATCCGCAAGTATCTTGAAAAGGGCCTGGCGATTGAAAGCTATGAAGAAAACATCGACCTCATCACCGCCATTATCCACCAGGAAATCGACGCCTCCATCAAGGCGCTGGGCAACCGTCTGGCCGGAATGATCAACCGTATGACCATCATCTCTGCGGCGGGCTACTATGCCAATATTGCCCTGATTGCCGACCTCATCGACACCGACCGCTATTCTTCCTTTGAAAAAATCGAGCGTCTTGCCCGTAAACGCGCCCTGGCCTATGCCAACATGAAAAGCGGCGACGCGCTCAAAGCTTTTCTGAACGACGAGGAAATGAAAAAGGCGGTCAACGAGCTAAAGGGAGGAACCTCGGCCTATGTCGATTTTGATGTATAAACAACGGTTCCGCAATCCCAATTACCGAAAGACCCCCAAATGCAACTACGCTCATATCGGCTATATCGCTACCCGCCCCGGTGCTTCTAAGAATGAGGGAATGCGGCACGGGCTGTTCGGAAAGCTTTCCCCCGGCGAGTTGGTGGAGTTTGAAACCTGGCAGGAAGTTGCCAGAGAAGTCCGGGAGCTTTCCTATAAAAAGGTCAACATCTTCCGCAGCATCATTTCCTTTGCCCCCGAAACCGCTGCGGAATTGGGGCTGAATGACCACAAGGCATGGGAGCAGTACATCGAGCGGCACATCCAAACATTGGCGCAGAGAAACGGCATCAGCGTAAAAAACCTGTCCTGGGCATGCGCCCACCACAACGAGCGAAGCCATCCCCATATCCACGTTGCCTTTTGGGACAAAAACCAGAGGGTAATGAAAAACTTCGTCCATCCTAAAATCGGCGACAGCATCCGCATACAGCTCATCAAGGAAACCTTTGCGGATAAGATTGAACAGTATTGCAGGGCGAAGGACAAAGCCAAAGGCGAAATCAAATCCGTCACCGATGAATTGGTATGCGAATTTGACGAGTACGTCAAGGCGGCCCATCCGAAGGAATACCAACGGCTAAAGGAGCTGGTGGGACGGATTGACGCGGACGAACTGGGTGCGGCTCCCCTGGACGGTATCCTGGGAGACATCGATTTAACCCCGCTGATTGTTAGATTGTTCGACCTGAAAGATAAAATGCCGAAGAAAGGCCGCCTGTTTTACAAGCTGCTGCCCGAAGAAGTCAAAGCCGAGGTGGACGCCTTTGTTGACGAACTGAAAAGCGGCAACGAGTATATCCGCAATCTGATCAACGATTACGCGGACAGCAAGTGCGCCCTGGCAATGCTCTACGACACCGACCCGGAGAATACGGAAAAACACCAAGAAAAGGCAGTCAAGGAAGCGGAAAAGCTGATTGCCAACAAACTGCTGGGCGTAATCAAAGCCATGCTGAACAAGGAACGGGAATTATCTCATATGGAGTATACCGAGGCCAGGAAGCACTACTATACCGAGCAGATGATTTGTGAAATCCTGATGATGCTGGAGCAGAACATCGTAAGCCTTGATATGGAATACGACGACAAAGCAAAGGTCATGAACACCGAGCTTTCAAAAGCGGCAAAAAAGGAATGGTACTTGCGGCATAAGGACAGGGGCATGGAACGGTAATAAAGCCTTGATTTTTTATTACCGTTCTGTAAGCGTGTAAAAACGCGGAGACGATTGCGAAAGGAGTGATACTTTGCCATGAAAGAATTAAGCGAACCGCTTTATCGGGCGTTCATCGGGCGGGTGCACAAATTGGGCTATACGGTTGTAGAGCCGGAGAACAAGGACCAGCCTGCGGAGCTTTTCAAGGATGACCAATATATCGGTTTCCTGCTGCCCAATGGGGCGATTTACTACAGAACCGGCATGGGGATGGAAAAAGAGGTACACAGGCTGACGGACATTTTGCTGGAAATGAAGCCTCCTTATGCCCTCTATGCTGATGCCGCTTATCTGCCCTTCAAGGGCGTTGAAAAATATAAAATGCTCTGTGAGTTTGGCGACAGCCTGTTGGCCGCAAGGCTGGATGATGATGGCGAACTCCGGTTTGTCACCTGGCTGTACGATTACGGCCATGAGGGTGTCAGGCACACCCGGTATTATGATACCGACTTTGCAGCGGCCAAACAGGATTTTGCGGTACGCTGCGGGCTAGTAGACGAAAAAAGGGTGTTTTCCGATAAGGAGCTTGCCGCTTTGTATGACGCCTGCGTGTATCGCGGCAGAAACGATGAAACCCTGAATTGCGACAGCGGAAAACTTCTGCAAGGGCTGGTGGAAAAACTGGAAAGCCTGGATTGTCTGGCGCCTGAGCTTTCCCGGCAGGAGCCTGAGCAGGAATCCGAAAATGAATTGGAGGTGTGACCATGCGCAGCAAGATTGATTTTTACAAGCAGTTTTTTGAGCAGCTTTCCAGGCAGGGGTTCGAGGTGAGGCGTTCCGATTCCTCCGATTACCTGGCCGACATCTACTACAAAAGGCAGCTCATCGCCTTTTACACCAAAGCCGACACCATCGAGAAAAATCCCTTTGTAACGGTCAAGGACAAGCTTCTGAACCTCATCAATGACACTGCGAAAGCTACAGCGGTCAGAGTCGGCATTTGCTCCGAATGCCCTTATACCGAGGACAATGAAAAGCTCCCCAACGGTTCCTACAAGCTGGCCGAGTATAACGGAGTAACTCTGGCCTGTAAGCAGCATCACCTGTTCGGCTATGTGTTTTCCACCTACCGGACTGTGCCGGAAACCGATCAGATCATCCAGCGGCAGTTTCATTATAATAAGGAATTTGCCGGACAGGACTTTGCAAAGCGCAGCGGCTTGGTGGACGAAAAGGCTTTGTTTAGCGAAATCGAGCTGATGGTCCTGCACTCCAATCTTGTAAAACTGTCCATGAAAAGCGAGCATCTCAACAATGACGAAATGCTTGAACTCGGCAGGATGATTGAGAAAATCGAGGAAGTTGTTCCCGAGCTGCAAGACAGGGACTACGACTTTGATTTTGAGGAAGAATTCCGGCAGGACATGGATGCTGAGATTGGAGGGTGACACATGGGCGGCAAAAGAAACCAGACCATTGCCATTGCAAGGTTTTTGGCCTACAAAAACGACTTGAACAAGCGGCTGGAGAATATGACGGACGAGCAGTACATGAAAAACCCCCTCGGCCTTGAGGTGGGACAGTATGTGGATGACCTGCTGAAATACTGCTCCGAAAGCACGGTGGACACGGTATTGAAGCATCAGGACGATTTGATTTTGCGGCTGGGCGAGGACTATCTGAGCATTGTTGCCTTTATGCCGTATGCGGAGGGAGGCGGAATCCATGCCGGACAGCAGGCCCAACGCTAACCTATGGGGCAATATCATCACCTGCGTCGAAATCGCCTTCGGCATTTATGAGATTGTGGGCGACAAAAGCAAGGGCATTATGATGACCAAGGCGGACGCCGAAAAAATACTGCCCGAAGCAGTTGCCGCCAGGGGTGAACCGGAGGGGGAAAACCTGTGCTTTACCGATGAGCTTTCCACTTCCCTGGTGGGAGACGAACTGGTCCGGCAGGGACTGGTCACCGACCCGGATTTTATCGCAAGGCAGGAAGCCGCAAAGCAGCTTGACGACGCGGAATACGATACGAGCTTTGAAACCTTCAACGAGATCGAGTTTGAACTGGAACTGTGAGGTGACTGAATTGAAACGGTGGCTGGAAAACACGCCTGTAAAAAATGAAATCGCCGAAACCATGATAAGCGAACAGGAGCAGGGCCTGGAGGTAGAGCCATGAAAATAAGACCAAAGCTGATGATATGCTCCCTGATATTTTTGACCGGCGGCTTTGTCAATCTCTTTTTTTCCACTGCCATCCACGGCCTATTGTCCAGGCAGATGACGGTGTTGAAGCTGCCGCCTATCGGCCAGTGCCTTGCCAGCCTGTTTTCAAGCAAGCAGCATTTTCTTCTTTACCTCTGCTTGCAGAGCTTCATACTGATTCTGTCGGTCATGTACTTTCTCACCAACCTGCGGCCCTATCAGTCGGATTTGACGGAGATCACGCCGGACATTAAGACACCCGTGGCGGTTGGACAGTACCAGCATGGCTCGGCGCGATGGCTCAAAGACGGAGAAAAGGGCAAAGCCTTTGCAAGCTTTGTTTTAAATCCCGACAATCCACAAATGAAAGAACTGATCGAAACAGGCTATGACAATTTGGAATTTTTCAAAAAAGAAAAGACCGGGGGCGGTTAACCCCCCGGTCAGATGGAATGGCATTATAGGGATTGTCCTAAAAAAGGCTTATGCTACATTCCCGTTTTGCTCATAATGTACGACAGCTAAAAGCAAATTCATTTATTACTATTTGATGGATAGAATATATAAATATTGTTTGACAATCATTTCGGCATTTTCAGAAATGGGTTTTGTCCCATCGACATGTATTATAGGACATACGAGAGTTTCTGCCCATTGCCCGATTTTGGATAAAGAACGCGACTCCACAAAATCAACAAATTTCAAATGCTGTTCGTACATATCACCGCCTTCACGAATGCGTTCTCCATGCTGTTCACAAGCTCGCTGTTTTATGCGTTCAATACGAATTTCAAGCGGTGCTGACATAAATACAGCCAGCTCGTACATTGACGAAATTTCTTCTCCAAAATTTCCAGTAACGGCAGAAATAACAAATAAACGATACTCTTTAATATCGGAAAGCATTAAATTTAAACAATCCTCTCGTGTACGCTCTACGGTGTATGGAATTCCTGATTTTACAAAGTGATAATCTTCAATGTCCATATTCTTGAAACCCAAAACGCGCGCTAACTCTCTTCCAAGAGAAGATTTTCCGCTACCGTTTGCACCAAAGACAATTATTCCTCTTGGCATCTTTGCACCTGCCTAAAATATAAATAATTGGAACTTTATGTCAATATTTACATCTGTACGAACTTCTGATGCCCCCAGAAATTCTATTTATATAAATCATAGCTTACCACTTATAAACACTTCCCTCAATTAATAATTTGTAAACAAAGAAAGGAGTCGTAGCCTATGCGAACAATCAAATACCTGTTTCATCACCCCAAGCTGATACCCAAACGAAAATTGAATACCGATGAGGACGCCGCCTTTGCTTTACGCGAGGGCGGCGTTGTTATTGGTGTAAAAAAGGAGGGCGATAACGAGCGTATTTATTATGTGGGCGAGGACAGCCATCTTTTGTGTATCGGAGCCACCCGCAGCGGCAAGACCCGCAATCTGGTGGTGCAGTCCATCTGCACCCTGGGATTGGCCGGGGAATCCATCGTGGTTAGTGACCCGAAAGCGGAGTTATACGACTACACCGCGGAGTTTCTCAAAAAACTCGGTTACAGGGTGCTGGTGCTGGATTTCAAAACCCCGTCCAAAAGTATGCGGTATAACCTGTTGCAGCCCATTATCAATGCGGTCAACCGGGGCGACACCGATCGCGCGGAAATGCTGGCCTGGGATCTGACCAACAACCTTGTTGGCAAGGCGGAGGGCGAAAAGATATGGATTAACGGTGAATGCTCCATCATTGCCGCCGCCATCCTCTGCGTGGTCTGCGATAACAAACGCCGGCCCGATTATCAGAACCTCACCAATGTCTACTGGTTTATTGCTGAAATGGTAAAGATGATCGGAAACAAAATGCCCCTCTTAGAGTACGTCAAAAAACTGCCGCCCTCCCATCCCGCCAAGGCGCTGCTCTCTATTTCCGATGTGGCGCCGTCAAGGACAAGGGGCAGCTTCTACACCTCTGCCTTGACAACACTCAGATTGTTTACCTCCAGGTCCATCTATTCCGTTACCCATACCAGCGACTTTGAATTGCAGGACATCGGGCAGGAAAAGCACGCATTGTTCATTATATTGCCGGACGAAAAGACCACCTTTTATCCGGTGGCCTCCCTCATCGTGTCGCAGCAATATGAGCAGCTTGCTAATTTGGCCGATGCGAGGGGCGGCAGGTTAAAGCAGCGGGTGAACTTCATGCTGGACGAATTCGGAAATTTCACCACTATCAGTGACTTTACGAACAAACTCACAGTAGGCGGCGGGCGTGGGATGCGGTTCAACCTGTTTATCCAGTCCTTTTCCCAATTAAAGGAAAAGTATGACGAGAACATTTCGGACACCATCAAGGCCAACTGCCAGACCTGGGTTTATTTGCAGGCCGACGACATGGATACTTTGCGGGAAATCAGCGAAAAGCTGGGGACCTACACCGTTTCCAGCTATCAGCTATCGGCCAGTCATGCAAAGTACACTACCCCTTCAAGCTCCCACAGTATCAGCCTGATTGAACGCAAGCTTTTGAATGTAGACGAAGTGCGGCGGGTTTCCCGTCCTTACCAGATCGTCACGTCCCGGACCCATCCCGCCATCATGGTTGCCCCCGACCTGTCGGAGTGGTATTTCAACAAAATGCTCGGCCTGGGGGACAAGGAGCATAATCGCAGGTTAAGGGAAGAACGGGAGCAGAAACGCCAGGTTGTCACCGACGTGGACAAGGAAATCGCCCTGTGGAATATCTGGGTCTACTATCAAAAGGACATCATGCGCAAGCTCCAGCAAAAGGCCGCCGAGGGCAAAGTACAGCCGGCAAACGGTGAAGATGATTCAGATTAAGGAAAGGAGGATTTTATGAAATCGAACAACGCAACAAAAAAGACAGGCAGGCTTTTGAAGAAAGTCCAGGTCTCCGTTGCCGTCTTAGCGGCAACGGCAATGACGGCGGTGCCGGCCTATGCTGCCGACGGCGTTCAGGGCAGCAAGCTTGTCACGGGGACGGAAAAGCTGATCGGCGATGTCACCACCTGGTTGATGGTGCTGGCTCCGGTGGTGACGGGCCTGCTGATCATCTATTTTTGCATCCGCCGCTCTGCCGCCGATGAAATGGACACCAAAAAATGGAACAACCGTATTACGGTAGCCATTGTTTCCTGTATCGGCGCCGTACTCGGTTCGGCCACCCTGAACCTGATTATCGGCTACTATCAGTAGCTCAGGCAGAAGTCTGACAAATACAGTATTTTTTTATCAATCATATTAAAGGAGGATTTTTCTATGCAAGACCTTATGAACAAGGCAAAGACAAAGGCGATGACAGTCGCATATTCCGCAAAGGCAGGACTGGACAAAGTGAAGGCCGCCGTATCCAGCCGTGACGGTCAGGGTGCGCTTGATACCGCTGTCACTGTCCTGATTTCGATTGTTTTGGGAGCCCTTATCCTTGGCGGCCTGTATCTCATCATCAATGGCACGGTGCTCCCTCAAATCACCGAGCGTATCAGAGAGATGTTCAATTACAAAGGTTGATTACAGGCAACCCAATAATCATATCTGACCGGCAGAGGCACCACCCCTGCTTACTTTATTTTACGGAGGATTTGGAAAATGAAGATTAAGGCTGAAATGAGGAGCATTTTTCAGAACAGCGGCAAGCTGAAAGCCGTGTCCAACCTTGTGCTGGAGGACAGCTTCGTAGTGAAAAACGTGCGGGTGATCGACGGCAAAAACGGCCTGTTTGTGTCCATGCCCAGCCGTCAAAACGCCGACGGCAGATACTCCGACATATGCTTCCCCATCCGGTCCGAAGTGCGGGAGCAAATCGAAAAAGAGGTGTTGGATGCCTACTATGAGGCGCTTGCAAAGGACGAACAGGCCGGGGACAGAACGGACAGCGACGCTTTGTAAAGCAAAATCTTTGAGGGAGTACCGCGCTGTGCGGTACTCCCCCGAAAGGGAGGTGAGGCCAATTTGGAAGTGCTCCTGGTATCGCTTATCGTCGCGCTTTTAAACGGTGCAATCGCCTATATCGACGGCCTTTTAACAGGAATTGTGCCCATGACCCTGTATGCGGAGCAATATATGACCACTGTATCCGGCACGAATATCGCGGATACCCTTTTCAATATTCTGTTCGGCTTCGGCGTGTCGCTCATCGTATTGAAGTTTCTAAAAAAAGGGTTTGAAACCTATGTGCTTTGGAGCGACGGCGACGCGGACGAAGAACCCCTTTCCCTGCTGACCAACTTTTTCAAAGCGTTGGCAGTGGCCGTCTGCTTTCCCACCCTGTACCAATGGATGGCTGCCATTGTGGAGAATATGACGGACCAACTGCTGGCAGCGGTGGGGGCGGCTACGGATTACGGCTGGAAGGCATGGGTAGACGGCATTTCCTCGATGGGGCTTGTGACGGCCATCTTCGGGCTGATTTTTATCATCTGCTATTTCATGCTGTACTTCCAGTTTCTCATGCGGGGGCTTGAAATCTTTATCCTGCGGGTGGGCATTCCCCTTGCCTGTGTGGGACTTCTGGACAATGACAAAGGGGTTTTCAAGGCGTACCTCAACAAGTTTTTCCAGTCCATGCTGGCCGTGGTGGTGCAGATTGTCCTTGCCAAGCTTGGCGTGGGGTTAATGCTCAATATGCATATTTTTTGGGGTGTGGCCTGTATGATACTTGCCATTCGAACACCGCGCTTTCTTCAGGACTTCCTCATCACGACGGGCGGCGGTGGCGGCGGGGTTATCAACAATGTGTACCATTCCGTGAGGCTGATCGGCATGGCGCAAAAATTAGCAAAGTAAAGGCGGTGGATGGGCATTGGTTACGATGGACGACATTTCAAAGGCAATTATCATCCTTGTCCGACTGGGTGCCGCCGCAAGGTTTATCTACTGCATGATAAGGCTCGCTGGTGCCGAGGAAGAACAGACAAAATATAAGAAACGGGCGAAAAACACCGTCATTTTCTACGTGCTGGCAGAATGTATCTGGCAGATTAAGGACCTGGTGCTGTATTACTATGCAGCGTAACGGCGTAATGACGATTGTTGGAAAAGGAGGGTTTTATGGAGGATGAAAAGTTGTATATCCCTATGGGGGTTAAGGCCGAAGCCGAGCTTTTCCCCGGCTTCGGCAAAAAGCAGCTCCTGCAAGCGGTGATTGGTTCGCTGGGTGCAGGAGTTGTTTCCGCTTTTGTATGGCTGCTTTCGCAAAGCGTCACCTTCACCGTTATTGGCGTACTGGCCGGCATTGTCGGCTCGGTGATGATGACCACCAAGGACCAGACCAATCTATCGGTGGTGGATCAGGTTCAGAATATGGTACGGTTTGCGAAAAGCCAGAAGATTTATCCATACCGGTACGGCGATGAATGGAGGTTGGGCTGATGTACGCGATGATACCCGTATATTACCCGTCCGTCGAGGTACACCCCTGTATTGTCAACGATATTTTCAGAGAGCTGATGAAAATAGAAGAACAAAAAAATATTGTGGAAGAAAACGAGCTGAATATGGAGCTTGATGAGGATATCGGACAGGAAATGTGAGGCCGCCCATGCAGACGACCTTCATAGACTTTTTTGCAGGTATCGGGGGCTTTCGTGCGGGGCTTGAAGCCTGCGGCATGAAATGCATCGGACATTGTGAAATCGACAAATATGCAGATAAAAGCTATCGGGCTATATTTGATGTGAAGGAGGATGAATGGTTTGCACGCGACATCACCAAAATCGAACCGGGAGATGTGCCCTGCGCCCATCTCTGGACTGCCGGATTCCCCTGCCAGGATATCAGCGTTGCTGGCAGCCGGCGAGGGCTTGACGGAGAACGAAGCGGCCTGTTTTTTGAAATTGTTAGACTCATCAAAGGCAAAGCTGCCGAAGATCGGCCCCAATGGGTTATCCTTGAAAATGTTAAAAATTTGTTTTCCGTTCATAACGGATGGGATTTTACGACCGTTCTCTTTGAAATGGCCGCCCTCGGCTATGATTTGCAGTACGGATTGGTTAATTCGAGAGATTTCGGAGTCCCGCAAAACAGAGAACGGGTCTACATTGTCGCTCATCGACATACTGGAGACGGATGTACCGGAAGGATATTTCCTCTCCCAAGCGGCAATGGAAAAGCTCTTATCCAAATCATAGGCGGGATGCAGGGACGGAGGGTTTACTGCCCTGAAGGAATCAGCGCCACCCTCACCGCACAGGGCGGCGGCGGTGGCTCCAAAACGGGGCTTTACTGCATGGGTTTGGGTGTCCACCGCATTGACGGTATTAAGGAAGGGCTGGAACTGGCCCATGCCATTACCGCCGGCGATTACCGGGGACTGGACCGGAACCAGACGCAAAACGCCGTGTTGGAGGGCTGCGAAACCTGCTTGCAGGCGGAGGATAAAAACGATTGCCCCTTCTGCTTCATCGATCTGAATAAAAACCCGAAGCTGACCGACATTGCACGGTGCATCAAGGCCCATTATAACGTCGGAGTGACCAACAGAGGCGCGGATAACTCCGGGGTTTTGCATTTGTGCAGGCGGGTTGGCAGGGGACTGGCGCAGACCCTGGAAACGAGCTGCAATCAGGGGATTATCTTGGCCTGTGGGCGGATACGACGCCTGACGCCAAGGGAGTGCTGGCGGTTTATTTAGGAACTATACACGGTAGTTAATTACACGATAGAAAGACGATGTAAAGCCATGTTACTACAGCCTTCTATAAGCGTGTTACAATATCTGTACCTGTAGGGTACTCTGCAGGAATTTTATTGTACATCGTATAGGAGGTTCGTATGGAAAAAGAACAACGAGTTTTCAAGGTGATGCGCGCACTGATGCCAGCACCGTCAGGTGGTGAAAGGGAACTATGGCTGATCACAAGGCACGGCATCCCGTTTTACCAGATCAATGAATGGCTG is a genomic window containing:
- a CDS encoding phosphoadenosine phosphosulfate reductase family protein yields the protein MERWQLVQRQSLPLEAKIILTEKRIREWVDYYGLYGTYVSFSGGKDSSVLLDICRRLYPSMTAAFCDTGLEYPEVREHVKRMPNVEWLKPKVPFKEVLQKYGYPIISKEYADYIHRLQRSPDNEAVRNKVINGICVSGRPTSFKLPQKWHHLIDSGIKISADCCGVMKKSPLKSFEKKNRVFPIIGVMAAESKRREQNYLKDGCNAFKLKRPQSRPISTWTEQDILQYIVIEKLPIAKCYGEVVPASGQLSLFDPPLLETTLCKRTGCIFCGFGCHLEKEPNRFQRLKVTHPKLWEYCMKPVEMGGLGMRMRPVLLAYGVKIK
- a CDS encoding JAB domain-containing protein, translating into MKQNYDEDYASSFIKGITRLTGIAETKLRKYAAENNLFNVLEHPNTIDPNKQQLEKIYVLNEFISTYRLLKLQENENKLVFNSSKVAGEYFVSLLGGIKDREKFMAAFLDTCNNIIETRTFSEGSIGEAPVYPRMILKAALDCDCKAIILAHNHPGGSLSPSIQDRDLTERLLAIFVPLQIDVLDHIIVADTKYCSMMEQGTLPQPSKNICYDAISLNDNKAVKEDEADFYMDISDRDDIDLDGMSFFEPEDEEEDEWEL
- a CDS encoding ribbon-helix-helix protein, CopG family produces the protein MAKTGKQQNEKITTSIYLTKQMCDEIDKKADREHISRNEQIRKYLEKGLAIESYEENIDLITAIIHQEIDASIKALGNRLAGMINRMTIISAAGYYANIALIADLIDTDRYSSFEKIERLARKRALAYANMKSGDALKAFLNDEEMKKAVNELKGGTSAYVDFDV
- the mobP3 gene encoding MobP3 family relaxase, whose translation is MSILMYKQRFRNPNYRKTPKCNYAHIGYIATRPGASKNEGMRHGLFGKLSPGELVEFETWQEVAREVRELSYKKVNIFRSIISFAPETAAELGLNDHKAWEQYIERHIQTLAQRNGISVKNLSWACAHHNERSHPHIHVAFWDKNQRVMKNFVHPKIGDSIRIQLIKETFADKIEQYCRAKDKAKGEIKSVTDELVCEFDEYVKAAHPKEYQRLKELVGRIDADELGAAPLDGILGDIDLTPLIVRLFDLKDKMPKKGRLFYKLLPEEVKAEVDAFVDELKSGNEYIRNLINDYADSKCALAMLYDTDPENTEKHQEKAVKEAEKLIANKLLGVIKAMLNKERELSHMEYTEARKHYYTEQMICEILMMLEQNIVSLDMEYDDKAKVMNTELSKAAKKEWYLRHKDRGMER
- a CDS encoding TRAG family protein, whose product is MKIRPKLMICSLIFLTGGFVNLFFSTAIHGLLSRQMTVLKLPPIGQCLASLFSSKQHFLLYLCLQSFILILSVMYFLTNLRPYQSDLTEITPDIKTPVAVGQYQHGSARWLKDGEKGKAFASFVLNPDNPQMKELIETGYDNLEFFKKEKTGGG
- a CDS encoding AAA family ATPase: MPRGIIVFGANGSGKSSLGRELARVLGFKNMDIEDYHFVKSGIPYTVERTREDCLNLMLSDIKEYRLFVISAVTGNFGEEISSMYELAVFMSAPLEIRIERIKQRACEQHGERIREGGDMYEQHLKFVDFVESRSLSKIGQWAETLVCPIIHVDGTKPISENAEMIVKQYLYILSIK
- a CDS encoding VirD4-like conjugal transfer protein, CD1115 family, whose protein sequence is MRTIKYLFHHPKLIPKRKLNTDEDAAFALREGGVVIGVKKEGDNERIYYVGEDSHLLCIGATRSGKTRNLVVQSICTLGLAGESIVVSDPKAELYDYTAEFLKKLGYRVLVLDFKTPSKSMRYNLLQPIINAVNRGDTDRAEMLAWDLTNNLVGKAEGEKIWINGECSIIAAAILCVVCDNKRRPDYQNLTNVYWFIAEMVKMIGNKMPLLEYVKKLPPSHPAKALLSISDVAPSRTRGSFYTSALTTLRLFTSRSIYSVTHTSDFELQDIGQEKHALFIILPDEKTTFYPVASLIVSQQYEQLANLADARGGRLKQRVNFMLDEFGNFTTISDFTNKLTVGGGRGMRFNLFIQSFSQLKEKYDENISDTIKANCQTWVYLQADDMDTLREISEKLGTYTVSSYQLSASHAKYTTPSSSHSISLIERKLLNVDEVRRVSRPYQIVTSRTHPAIMVAPDLSEWYFNKMLGLGDKEHNRRLREEREQKRQVVTDVDKEIALWNIWVYYQKDIMRKLQQKAAEGKVQPANGEDDSD
- a CDS encoding Mbov_0395 family pilin-like conjugal transfer protein, which codes for MKSNNATKKTGRLLKKVQVSVAVLAATAMTAVPAYAADGVQGSKLVTGTEKLIGDVTTWLMVLAPVVTGLLIIYFCIRRSAADEMDTKKWNNRITVAIVSCIGAVLGSATLNLIIGYYQ
- a CDS encoding DUF6133 family protein, with the protein product MQDLMNKAKTKAMTVAYSAKAGLDKVKAAVSSRDGQGALDTAVTVLISIVLGALILGGLYLIINGTVLPQITERIREMFNYKG
- a CDS encoding SpoVG family protein — encoded protein: MKIKAEMRSIFQNSGKLKAVSNLVLEDSFVVKNVRVIDGKNGLFVSMPSRQNADGRYSDICFPIRSEVREQIEKEVLDAYYEALAKDEQAGDRTDSDAL
- a CDS encoding conjugal transfer protein TrbL family protein, whose translation is MEVLLVSLIVALLNGAIAYIDGLLTGIVPMTLYAEQYMTTVSGTNIADTLFNILFGFGVSLIVLKFLKKGFETYVLWSDGDADEEPLSLLTNFFKALAVAVCFPTLYQWMAAIVENMTDQLLAAVGAATDYGWKAWVDGISSMGLVTAIFGLIFIICYFMLYFQFLMRGLEIFILRVGIPLACVGLLDNDKGVFKAYLNKFFQSMLAVVVQIVLAKLGVGLMLNMHIFWGVACMILAIRTPRFLQDFLITTGGGGGGVINNVYHSVRLIGMAQKLAK
- a CDS encoding mercury transporter, yielding MDDISKAIIILVRLGAAARFIYCMIRLAGAEEEQTKYKKRAKNTVIFYVLAECIWQIKDLVLYYYAA